The genomic stretch TGGAGTAGTTATCAATGAAGAATTCTAGAAACATGGTTTTATGAATATGACTTTGATTCTTCTACGCAATCTTGTTTCCTTCTACACAACAAATTCATTTGATATAATCACAACTTCACAGCTTATTTAGTATAAGATGAGCACCAAAATGTGGATGAATTGTGATGACTGTGTAAGGCGCATGCACATAAGAAGGAGATAACTCGAAGGAGAATCTCCGTAGAATCAAAGCCAACGCAAATTTTGCCTCCAACAGAGCAAAGTTCTGACCGATGCAAATCCTCGGTCCCCATCCAAAGGGCAAGAAACAAACCTGGTTCTTTGTTCCTTTGAGATCCCATCTTTGAACCTCTCTGGCTTGAACTCCGCTGCGTCATCGCCCCAAAGCTTAGTGTCGCGATGGATTAGCAGAACAGGCATACTGACTTGAACACCAGCTGGTAATGTCAAATCTCCTAGTTTGATCTCTTTGTGGATCGCTCGGTTCATCTGGATTAGTGGAGGATATAGCCTAAGGACCTCATAAATAATCATCGtcatctataaaaaaaaacattcaacaAAAACCATTACAATGCTATAAACGAAGAGTAAAACTGCACATAACTTCTTAGTTGCATTTTTTGATGTGGTTACAGGAAATTATATCAACTtgaatttatttagtttttgctTTGGTTTCGCTACTTACAATTTGAGTTGGTTAATGCCTTCGATATCAGGTTCTCTATCACCAAAAACTTGCATCACTTCCTCTCGTGCCCGAGCCTGCCAGTGTTGGTGCTGGCTTAACAAAACCATTGTCCAAGCCAAAAGTACCGAAGTGGTCTCTTGTCCTGCGAAGTAAAACAACTTACACTCTTCCAAAAGTTCTTCAGTGGTAAGTCCATTGCCTGTAGCTTGCGCTAAATTTGATTCAAGAAGTAGGCCCAACAAGTCGTCACTTGGTGCTTCTCCAGCGTCCCTCCGCCTTTTCTCTATTGCTAATGATCCCTTTTAGTATAACTTGGATTTCTCTAACTATTGTCTTTATCCTTCTATTATTCTTTGTTGGGAAATATCTAtgcgtaaaaaaaaaaagaaaaaaatatcacaatTCCCCAGAGCCTCCGGTAGCACAGCCGAGACAGCAATACATTGATAAATTTTGACTGAATCTAGCATATTAGAGATTTCATTTTGAATACACATAACGTGTAATGGAAGCCACAACTTATGGCATATATAGCAATGagattcatatttatatataagaatGTTGTAAATTGTGTTAGAAAAACGACCAGTCTGGTAGTATTAGACCAAGACAAGTCAAAGTCAAGTTCTTACCGATATCCAGGGATGTAACTCTTCCCTTGAGTTTGTATGATAAGCTTTGCTAGTTCCCCTTGTAGTATAAATATCCTTTGTCCTTCTTTGTAGCTGCTACCAAAAAGCGGTACGAGAGATCACATCACCAGTCAAATTCACAATCCATGGCCAAACATCACCTCACAGGAGGACCCTTTATCCGTAACTAGCTCCACCCACTCTGAAACAACCTCGCTACAACTTTGTTGGAACGTAGGGACCATATTCTACTATAACAAGATCATAATCAAGTCACAAAATGTGACATGCTCATCTCATCAGTCAAAAGGCAATTTAAATATGTTCTGATAGCATTATAAAAGAGAATATGAAACCTTGATCTTCTCAAAGTGGAATGCCGGGTTGATGATCTTCCGGTGCTTAGCCCACTTATGTCCATCAGCATTAGCAAGTCCATCAGCTATCAACGCAACCAAAGGAAACGTGTGCGTCTTTGGGAAATCAAAAACTTTGTTATACACTTCTTTGATCAGTTGTGGATTCATTATTGTGATGGATGGCACGGGTCCTACCATGTGAAAAAAGTTTTCCTGGTAGTGCAgccatgtatatatattagaaacaGAGGCAGTTATGAGCATAACtaaatgaaataataatttttcgagttaatatacatgattatagactttcaactgttataatttttaattgaagtgtttactaaattatttaatgCTCCCACAATCTTAAATCTTAGGACCAGCTCTGGTTAGAAgaaataacatgaaaa from Raphanus sativus cultivar WK10039 unplaced genomic scaffold, ASM80110v3 Scaffold3859, whole genome shotgun sequence encodes the following:
- the LOC108860058 gene encoding LOW QUALITY PROTEIN: cytochrome P450 72A15 (The sequence of the model RefSeq protein was modified relative to this genomic sequence to represent the inferred CDS: inserted 4 bases in 3 codons; deleted 4 bases in 4 codons; substituted 1 base at 1 genomic stop codon), encoding MEILVSSLAIIAXLWWIWRIVEWVWVKPKMLENFLRSQGLVGTRYTPLVGDMRRNFRVLKEARSKSMKPTDDLISIVMPYSFHMLNTYQENFFHMVGPVPSITIMNPQLIKEVYNKVFDFPKTHTFPLVALIADGLANADGHKWAKHRKIINPAFHFEKIKNMVPTFQQSCSEVVSEWVELVTDKGSSCEXDVWPWIVNLTGDVISRTAFGSSYKEGQRIFILQGELAKLIIQTQGKSYIPGYRYFPTKNNRRIKTIVREIQVILKGIISNREKARDAGEAPSDDLLGLLLESNLAQATGNGLTTEELLEECKLFYFAGQETTSVLLAWTMVLLSQHQHWQARAREEVMQVFGDREPDIEGINQLKLXMTMIIYEVLRLYPPLIQMNRAIHKEIKLGDLTLPAGVQVSMPVLLIHRDTKLWGDDAAEFKPERFKDGISKXTKNQVCFLPFGWGPRICIGQNFALLEAKFALALILRRFSFELSPSYVHAPYTVITIHPHFGAHLILNKL